The genomic stretch ATATAGATTATTGACTTAGAAACTAACAAAAGGATTGGTGTTAATATGAATAGTATAGAGAAATTAATAGAGCAGAAGGCAATAACTTTGGGTTTTGAAAAATGCGGTATCATACTTACTGATCGGATGAAAGGTTATAAGGATAAGTTTAATGAACGGTTGGAGAAGGTAAAAGAATCTGAACCCTTTTACGAAGGGCAGAAAAGACTCCTTCAATTTCAATCAGATTATCCTTGGGCAAAATCCATTATTGTTATCACTATCCCTTATTCCAAATATAATGTACCGGAGGAATTGGAAGGTCATATCGGTAAATCCTATCTATATGATATTCGAATAGATAAGAGTGCCGAGGAAAACAAAAAACGTGATGAATTCGAAAGATTTTTGGAGGGGCTTGGGTTGAAAATAGCTGCAAACCATAAATTTGGTATAGTAGGTATGCGATGGGCTGCTTTGGAAGCCGGCCTTGGGGTTATAAGAAGAAATAATTTCTTCTACTCAGAGTCTGGTTCCTGGGTACATCTTGAGGCTTGGATCACGGACAGAGAGATGGAACTATGTCACGTAACAGATATGAAGACCTGTCCCTCTGGTTGTAATCGTTGTGTAAATGCCTGCCCTACAAATTCTTTAGAGGAGGGGTATACCATGAATCCATTGAAATGTATATCATTTCTTACCACCCATGGTGGCAGAAATCTTCCGGCTGAACCTCTGGCAGAGAAGTTCGGACAATGCATATATGGATGTGATATTTGCCAGGACGTGTGTCCTATGAATCACAAAAAGTGGAGGGGAGGGCAAGACTTCAACGGTTTGGCTGAAATAGCACCTTCACTTACTGCAGAAGGTATTATGAATATGAAAGAAGAGTACTACAGGAACAGGATTCAGCCAAAATTCTTCTACCTTACTGCTGAGGAATTATGGAAATGGCAGGTAAATGCGTTAAACTATATGAATAACCAATATAAGGAAAGCTATAGGGAGCTGATTATCAAAGCCTGTAATAGTGAATATGAAAAAGTTAGAGAAATGGCTGAGTATGTCTGCAGGAAGCGGAGACTGATAAGTGATAATAGTGTTGACATAGGCTGATATCTACTTTAAGATAAGTATGTCAAGAAATAAATAATATAAATCTAAAGTAAAAATAGTAAAAAACAGTATATATAAATGTAACCTTATATAAAATTATCACAAACTAAATCACCTTTAATATATTACAAAAGTGCTTTCTGTACGTAGGAGGAGTAAAGAGATGAGTAAAATGACCGAAAATAATTCGAAATTGCATGAGTGTGCATGCCGAAACCTCCGAATGACCACCAGAGTGATAACACAATATTATGATAAAGCCTTACAGCCGGCAGGAATTAAATCTGCTCAATATTCCTTATTAAATGATATTTCGGTCAAGGAAGAAGGAATATCGGTAAACGAACTGGCAGAACATGCCATGATGGATCAGACGACTGTTACCAGGAATATAGAGCTGCTTCGCAGAAATGGATTGGTTAAAGTTGAGATAGAAGAAAAGGATTCCAGAAAAAAAAGAATAACCGTAAGTACAGATGGGAAAGCGGTACTGGCGGCTGCATTGCCTTTGTGGAAAGTGGCGCAGGCAGAATTAGAGCAGACTGTTGGAAGAGAAGAATACGAAAACTTTCTAAAAACGTTGTCAGTTCTAAAGAAGATGAAGTGAGCCTTACCTTGGGATACATAAAATTCCAACCTTAGAATGCATAAATTTTCTTTTGGACTTGTATTTATGAATATGCTATTATAGAATAATGAC from Anaerocolumna sp. AGMB13020 encodes the following:
- a CDS encoding epoxyqueuosine reductase; amino-acid sequence: MNSIEKLIEQKAITLGFEKCGIILTDRMKGYKDKFNERLEKVKESEPFYEGQKRLLQFQSDYPWAKSIIVITIPYSKYNVPEELEGHIGKSYLYDIRIDKSAEENKKRDEFERFLEGLGLKIAANHKFGIVGMRWAALEAGLGVIRRNNFFYSESGSWVHLEAWITDREMELCHVTDMKTCPSGCNRCVNACPTNSLEEGYTMNPLKCISFLTTHGGRNLPAEPLAEKFGQCIYGCDICQDVCPMNHKKWRGGQDFNGLAEIAPSLTAEGIMNMKEEYYRNRIQPKFFYLTAEELWKWQVNALNYMNNQYKESYRELIIKACNSEYEKVREMAEYVCRKRRLISDNSVDIG
- a CDS encoding MarR family winged helix-turn-helix transcriptional regulator, which translates into the protein MSKMTENNSKLHECACRNLRMTTRVITQYYDKALQPAGIKSAQYSLLNDISVKEEGISVNELAEHAMMDQTTVTRNIELLRRNGLVKVEIEEKDSRKKRITVSTDGKAVLAAALPLWKVAQAELEQTVGREEYENFLKTLSVLKKMK